One Saccharomyces kudriavzevii IFO 1802 strain IFO1802 genome assembly, chromosome: 7 DNA segment encodes these proteins:
- the MTE1 gene encoding Mte1p (similar to Saccharomyces cerevisiae YGR042W; ancestral locus Anc_4.187), which translates to MLSHIVEYECQYTDQLYKKRKIWHDGRLKYFQINNKFTLYTEKDNILLASEFKTNSKELGAILNPEGFDIEEHRVFSQFLVIISSIIEEYDRDIQVTASHVRTDVPNSSLQRQQLVISQGVPTLNHTSTAREIHPKRKVVTSKNKQKKDDGAEGGFNISKLTLKVNRPFKKPKRILDANVVNELNRPSVRRKRIPETIAQGNAANTHIKEVQKIARAVSGKDIAPYQVQTTPKEFGGKYDSESRKGMEEMIKTGIRRVGRIRRIVHEPLNI; encoded by the coding sequence ATGCTATCTCATATCGTTGAGTATGAGTGCCAATATACTGATCAACTCTACAAGAAGCGCAAAATCTGGCATGATGGCAGACTGAAATATTTCCAgataaataataaattcACGCTTTATACGGAGAAGGATAACATTTTGTTAGCTAGTGAGTTCAAGACAAATTCCAAGGAGCTGGGGGCGATTTTAAACCCCGAAGGatttgatattgaagagCATAGGGTCTTTAGTCAGTTTTTAGTGATAATTTCAAGTATTAtagaagaatatgataGAGATATTCAAGTTACAGCATCCCATGTCAGGACAGATGTGCCTAATTCATCCTTACAAAGACAACAACTCGTCATCTCACAAGGTGTGCCCACATTAAATCATACTTCGACAGCAAGGGAAATTCATCCGAAGAGAAAAGTGGTAACATCGAAAAATAAACAGAAGAAGGACGATGGCGCTGAGGGCGGATTCAACATTAGCAAGCTTACTTTGAAGGTCAATAGGCCTTTTAAGAAGCCTAAGAGAATATTAGACGCTAATGTGGTAAATGAATTGAATAGGCCGAGTGTACGGAGAAAAAGGATTCCTGAAACGATTGCACAAGGAAATGCAGCGAATACTCATATAAAGGAGGTGCAGAAAATAGCACGAGCCGTATCAGGTAAAGATATCGCACCATATCAAGTGCAGACAACCCCGAAAGAATTCGGAGGCAAATATGACTCCGAGAGCAGGAAAGGTATGGAGGAGATGATCAAGACTGGCATCAGGAGAGTAGGGAGGATACGAAGAATCGTCCATGAGCCTCTTAACATTTGA
- the NQM1 gene encoding sedoheptulose-7-phosphate:D-glyceraldehyde-3-phosphate transaldolase NQM1 (similar to Saccharomyces cerevisiae NQM1 (YGR043C) and TAL1 (YLR354C); ancestral locus Anc_4.188), whose product MSEPSEKKQKVANSSLDQLKKTGTRVVADSGDFEAISKYEPQDSTTNPSLILAASKLEKYAKLIDTAVEYGRKHGKTDHEKIENAMDKILVEFGTQILKIIPGRVSTEVDARLSFDKKATVKKALHIIKLYKDAGVPKERVLIKIASTWEGIQAAKELEAKHGIHCNMTLLFSFTQAVACAEANVTLVSPFVGRIMDFYKALSGEDYTAETDPGVLSVKKIYTYYKKHGYATEVMAASFRNLGELKALAGIDDMTLPLNILEQLYESTDPIENILNTETAKQEGVEKVTFISDEPHFRYVLNEDQMATEKLSDGIRKFSEDIEALYKLVEEKM is encoded by the coding sequence ATGTCGGAACCTtcagagaaaaaacaaaaagtaGCTAATTCGTCCTTGGATCAGTTGAAGAAGACAGGAACTCGTGTAGTAGCTGATTCGGGAGATTTTGAGGCCATTTCGAAGTACGAACCACAAGACTCGACAACCAATCCTTCTCTGATATTGGCTGCTTCAAAGCTGGAGAAGTACGCGAAACTTATCGACACTGCCGTCGAGTATGGCAGGAAGCATGGTAAGACCGACCATGAGAAAATCGAGAATGCCATGGATAAGATCTTGGTGGAATTCGGTACGcagattttgaagattatTCCAGGCAGAGTTTCCACTGAAGTGGACGCAAGATTGTCTTTTGATAAGAAGGCCACGGTCAAAAAAGCCCTTCACATCATTAAATTATATAAAGATGCAGGCGTACCTAAAGAAAGAGTCCTGATCAAAATAGCTTCTACATGGGAAGGTATACAAGCTGCTAAAGAATTGGAAGCAAAACATGGTATCCATTGTAACATGACGTTGTTGTTTTCCTTTACTCAAGCAGTGGCATGTGCAGAGGCAAATGTCACTTTGGTTTCTCCATTTGTGGGAAGAATCATGGACTTTTACAAGGCCCTGTCAGGTGAAGACTACACTGCAGAAACTGATCCTGGTGTTCTTTCTGTCAAGAAGATATACACCTACTATAAGAAGCACGGCTATGCTACTGAGGTGATGGCGGCTTCCTTTAGAAATCTAGGCGAGTTGAAGGCCTTAGCGGGGATCGATGACATGACTCTACCCCTGAACATTTTGGAACAGTTATATGAGTCCACAGATcctattgaaaatatcttGAACACTGAAACTGCTAAGCAGGAAGGTGTTGAAAAAGTCACTTTCATCAGCGACGAACCCCACTTTAGATATGTCCTAAATGAAGATCAAATGGCTACAGAAAAACTATCTGATGGCATCAGAAAATTCTCTGAAGACATTGAAGCGCTATATAAGCTGgttgaggaaaaaatgtgA